CACAAACCTGGTGTCCAACATGAAATGAATGCGGAATATTTTGATCGCATTGCGGCACTCAACTTCACGATGGCCCATGATGATGGGCAGACAGCCGGCGACCTCGATGACGCAGATATCATCTTGGTGGGCGTAAGCCGCACCTCAAAAACACCCACCTGCATATATCTTGCAAATCGGGGCATTAAAGCAGCGAACGTACCCTTCGTTCCGAACACACCCTTGCCGCCTGATTTGGAAACGGCCACCAGTCCCTTGATTGTGGGATTGGTTGCAAGCGTTGACCGGCTCTCACAAATTCGCAAAAACCGATTGCTCTCTCTAAATGAGCAAACAGAAACCGATTATGTGGACAAAGATCTGATCACATCAGAACTTGCCGAAGCCCGTCGGTTTTTCAACAAACATAGCTGGCCGGTGATCGATGTGACCCGACGATCGGTTGAGGAGACCGCCGCTGCTATCCTCAATCTCTACAGCCGCCAATAGTCAAAACAGGTTAGTCTCCCCAATGATTGGTCTCCCAAATGTCTGATACGCCCACTCTTATTCTTGCGTCGCGCAGCGGAGTGCGCGCCATGCTGCTTGAAAATGCTGGTGTGTCCTTTCGCGTTGAAGTTTCGCCCGTCGATGAGGCGGAAGCGAAAATGGGCTTTGAAGGCAATGGCACCGCGCTCGCAGAGCACCTTGCAGAACTTAAAGCACAGGCTGTCAGTGCAGAAGCACGTGATCAATTTGTCATCGGCG
The DNA window shown above is from Parvibaculaceae bacterium PLY_AMNH_Bact1 and carries:
- a CDS encoding kinase/pyrophosphorylase (Derived by automated computational analysis using gene prediction method: Protein Homology.); the encoded protein is MTSRRLFHLHLVSDATGETLNAVARAACAQYEDVSPVEHIYALVRGPKQLDRAIAEIEREPGLVMFTMVNEKLRDQLLERCGELDIPCISVLDPVINALGTYLGREISHKPGVQHEMNAEYFDRIAALNFTMAHDDGQTAGDLDDADIILVGVSRTSKTPTCIYLANRGIKAANVPFVPNTPLPPDLETATSPLIVGLVASVDRLSQIRKNRLLSLNEQTETDYVDKDLITSELAEARRFFNKHSWPVIDVTRRSVEETAAAILNLYSRQ